The Clostridium beijerinckii genomic sequence GGCAGAATGTATGGCTAGAGTAATTGCGGAAGTTTTGAATAAGAAATAAGTATAAAGTTAAATGGAAAAGGTTTGGAAGTTATATTGAGTGCATATGAAAAATTAGATAACATGCAAGTTTGATTTTTAGCACTAAGTATTTAAATAGATATTTCAAGTTGAGATTTAAATATAATCTTGATGGTGAAAATTAAAGAAAAGATTAGGAATCTAAAGCTAGAATTTAGATCTCTAGTCTTTTCTTTATTTTAATTTATTAATACATAATATTGAGATAATTGGTGAGTAGATTGTTTGACTGAGAAAGTTGAGGGTGAATAATAGTTTGACTATATGGAAAGAATCTAAATAAAAATCAAAAAATAAATTAAAAAGGGTGTTTCGACATTGAAGAAAATTATTAAAAGTAACATTTTAAGAAGAATATCACCAATGATTTTTATATTATTTATTATTTTTATTGGAATAATTAAAATAGATATGATTAATACTAAGGCATTATCTCCTCTTGGGAATACTAATGAAAATTATAAACTTGTAAGCAATGAATTTGGAGAAGATTTCTCGAATTTTATCAAGGATAATTCATTTCTTAAAATTTATAAAGAATCTGAAAAAGATGTTTTAGTTAAGATAGGAAGTAATGATTTTAGGATAAATAATCAATCTTCTTTTATTAAAAAAATAGAGGATATAATTGAAAGAATAAAACCATAATATTAGTTAAATTATTTAGTTGATTTTAAAATATATATAGGGCATATTAGACATAGAGCATTGAGGGAAAGTTTTGATAGCCTTTCTTTATGGATATATGTTATAATTTAGCTGATTTAATTATAACGGGGGTGAAAGGACTGTTTTTCGTTAAGGATAACAGTTATGCGTATGAAAAGTGAAAGACAAAAACATATCAGAAATTTTTCAATTGTAGCACATATTGATCATGGTAAATCAACCCTTGCGGATAGATTACTTGAAACTACAGGAACCTTAACTAAAAGGGAAATGGAAGAGCAAGTTCTAGATAATATGGAGATAGAAAAAGAAAGAGGAATTACAATAAAGTCTCAAGCAGCGAGGCTTGTATATAGAAGAGACGATGGTGAAGAATACATTCTTAATTTAATTGACACTCCAGGACATGTAGATTTTAATTATGAAGTTTCAAGAAGTTTAGCAGCTTGCGAAGGAGCGATATTAGTTGTTGATGCAACACAAGGTATTCAAGCCCAAACTTTAGCTAATTGCTATTTAGCATTAGATAATGATTTGGAAATTGCACCAGTAATAAATAAAGTTGATCTGCCTTCTGCAAGACCCGATGAAGTTAAGAAAGAAATTGAAGATGTAATAGGAATTCCAGCAGAAGAAGCTCCTACTATATCTGCTAAAACAGGGCTTAATATAGGTGATGTATTAGAGTGTGTTGTTAAAACTATACCTTCACCTGATGGCGATGAAGAAGCTCCTTTAAAAGCATTAATTTTTGATTCTTACTACGATAGTTATAAAGGTGTTGTATGTATAGTTAGAGTGATGGACGGAAGAGTAAAGATTGGAACTAAAATTAAATTGATGGCTACTAATAAAGTTTATGACGTTACTGAAGTCGGAGTGTTTACTCCAGGAGTGCTTCCAATCAGTGAGTTAAGTGCTGGTGATGTTGGATATGTAACAGCATCCATAAAGAATGTTAGAGACGCAAGAGTTGGGGATACTATAACTGAAGCTAATAGGCCAACCGAAACAGCACTTCCAGGTTATAAACCTGCTATACCAATGGTTTATTCAGGAATATACCCAGTTGACGGAGCAAAGTATGATGAATTACGAGAAGCTCTTGAAAAGCTACAAATAAATGATGCGGCATTAAGCTTTGAGCCAGAAACATCTATTGCTTTAGGTTTTGGATTTAGATGTGGATTCTTAGGATTATTACATATGGAAATAATTCAAGAAAGAGTTGAAAGAGAATTTAATTTAGATATAATTACTACTGCACCATCTGTTATATATAAAGTAATCAAAACTGATGGAGAAACATTAGAAATAACAAATCCAACTAACCTACCACCTTTGACAGAAGTGGATTATATGGAGGAACCAGTAGTTAAGGCATCTATAATAACCCCAAAAGACTATGTTGGAGCAGTTATGGAGCTGTGTCAAGATAGAAGAGGTATATACATAGATATGCAATATATAGAAGAAACCAGAGCTGTTGTAAATTATGATATACCATTGAACGAAATTATATATGATTTCTTTGATACATTAAAATCTAGAACTAGAGGATATGCATCTTTAGACTATGAATTTAAAGGATATATTAGAACTAAATTAGTTAAGTTAGATATATTATTAAATGGGGATGTAGTTGATGCATTATCAATGATAGTTCCAGAGGAGAGAGCTTACCATAAAGGAAGAGGAATAGCTGAAAAGCTAAAAGAAATTATCCCAAGACAATTATTTGAAATTCCAATTCAAGCAGCAGTAGGATCTAAAATTATAGCAAGGGAAACCGTAAAAGCTATGAGAAAAGATGTATTAGCTAAATGTTATGGTGGAGATATCTCAAGAAAGAAGAAACTACTTGAAAAGCAAAAAGAAGGAAAGAAGAGAATGAGACAGGTTGGTTCTGTTGAAGTTCCACAAGAAGCATTCATGGCGGTATTAAAGGTAGATTAGTTAGTATAAGTAATATAAATATAGAATACTTTATACATGTAAATTATATTTATTTAAAGAGTAATTCTAAAAAACTAGCGAATGTATAAAATAAAAATATATTATTTTTGAGGAATTATTTGTATAATATTAATTAGTATTATACAAATAATTATTTTAATGCCGGTTTGGGAGGGGTTTGAATGTTTTTAAATGAGTTAAAGAAAAATGAAGGAATTGCATTTATGCAATTGGTTAAAATCCTTGCAAATTCAGACAATGTTTTTGCGAAAGAAGAAAAAAATCTTTACAATGACTATCTAGAAGAGCTAAATATAAATGAAAGTGAAATATCAGAATCAGATCTAAATTCTGTATGTGAAACTCTAAAAGGTTCGTCTAATAGATGCAAAAATATTATTTATTTTGAATTAATAGGCCTTGCTCTTATTGATGGAGAATATAATGAAGAAGAAGTTGAACTTTTAGAAAAGCTAGGTGAAGCGTTGGGTATAACACGTAGTAAGAGAATAGCATTTGCTAATTATTTTTACAATTTTGTTGATGTGTATGGTTTCTCTGTTGTAGATGCAGAAAGTAAAATTGCCTTATTAAAAGAACAGGCAGAAAAATTATTAGTATAGATAGTTTTTGATATGAAAAAAGTATGATGTATATTATCTAAAAATAAATAATAAAGAATGAATGATAAAAGCGAGAATATCTATTGAAATTTAAATTAAAGGTGTACACACCTTATAGGTTTAAATGAAGGGTAAATGCTCCTCTAGTTATTCATTCTTTATTTTTGCTTTATTTTATCAAGTAAAATATTTAATAATGTATTGGAGGAAAAATTAATGAGGGATATATCTTTATATATACATATTCCTTTTTGTAAACAGAAATGTTTTTATTGTGATTTTCCATCTTATTCAGGAAAAGAAGGATTAATGAACGAATATATAGAAGCGTTAAGTAATGAAATATTACAAAAAGGAAAAGAATACAGAATAAGTAGCATATTTATTGGAGGAGGAACGCCATCCTACTTGAATGACTTAAGTCTAGAAAAACTACTACGTACTTTAAATAAATTGAATTTGAAGGATGATTTTGAGTTTACAGTGGAGTGTAATCCAGGTACATTAAATGAAAAAAATCTAAATATTATGAAGGAACACAATGTTAATAGGATTAGCATGGGATTACAATCAACAAAAAACTCTTTATTAAAAGATATTGGAAGAATACATAGCTATGAAGAATTTGAAGAAAATTATTTTCTTGCTAGAAAGCTAGGATTTAATAATATAAATGCAGACTTGATGTTTGGATTGCCTAATCAAACTATTGAAGATTGGGAATGTTCTTTGCGAAAAGTAGCAGAACTTGAACTAGATCACATATCTGCATATAGCTTGATTATAGAAGAAGGAACTCGGTTTTATAAATTATATGAAGAAGATAAGTTGAATTTACCTGAAGAGGATAAAGAACGAATTATGTATTTGACAACTAAAGACATATTGAACGGGTATGGATATCATCAATATGAAATATCTAATTATTCAAAGAAAGGCAAAGAGTGCTTTCATAATAAAGTTTATTGGAAATGTGATGAATACTTAGGGATGGGGGTGTCTGCTAGTTCATTTATAGATAAAAAAAGAAGTAAAAATATGGACAATATTAAGGAATATATTAAAAGAATAAATAATAAAGAAAGTGTAATTGAAGAAATTCACGTAAATGATATTAAAGATGATATGGAAGAATTTTTATTTATGGGGCTTAGGATGATTGAAGGGATAAAAGTAGAGAAATTTAAAGAGCGATTTAATAAAGATATATATGAAGTGTATGGAGAAATCATTGAAAAAAATATTAAAAAAGGATTATTAATTAATAATTCGGGAAATCTATATCTAACTTCGCATGGCATAGAAATATCAAACTATGTAATGAGTGATTTCATTTTATCTTAATGGATTCTCTTATGAAAAGTTTAAAGAAAGATTAAGCGCAATTATAAAAATATATTACATATAAAAATGGAGAAAATAGGAGATATAAAGAGCTAAGTTAACAAAATTGCTTTATTATTAACGTTAGGTAGCTATAATAAATATAAATAGAATTGACAAAAAACATCATAAATAATATATTAAAAACATAGTCATTAGCACTCGAGGTTAATGAGTGCTAACAAAAAGAGGTGAGGTTATGAGTATTGATGACAGAAAAATAAGAATACTTCAAGCTATTATCAATGACTATATTCGAACAGGAGATCCTGTAGGATCAAGAACTATTGCTAAAAACTATAACTTAGGTATTGGGTCCGCAACAATAAGGAATGAGATGGCTGACCTTGAAGATATGGGATACTTAGAACAACCTCATGCTTCTGCAGGAAGAATTCCTTCTAGTAAGGGATATAGATTATATGTTGATCAGCTTATGGATAATCAGATGCTAACAGTTGAAGAAGATCTAAGGATAAAACAATATATAATCGATTCGGCAATGCTTGAAGTAGATAAAATAGTTAAGCAAACTAGCGCCTTATTGTCAGAACTTACTAAATTAACTTGTGTAATTGAGACACCATCAGTAAAAAGGAGCTTTATAAAGTCAATTCAGCTGATTAAAGTTGATGATCATAATTTAGTATCAGTTTTTTTAACAGATACTGGTGTCATAAAGAATCATATAATGAAGCTAAATAATAGGGTTCCTGAAGTTGAAACTTTAACACGAATAAATGAAGTTATAAATAATAGATTGGTGAATCTTTCTATACAAGAAATTAATTTAGAAGTAATTAATAACTTAAAAAAGGATCTAGGAGCCTATGAAGAAATATTCAATGCTTTATTGCCTATTTTATATGAGACTCTAAACTCGGCGGATTCTACAGAAGTATTCATGGAGGGAACTACCAACATATTTAATTATCCTGAATATAACGATATTGATAAAGCTAAAGAAATGCTATCGCTTTTGAATGATAAAGAAGCTTTGATGGAGCTGTTTAATCCTCAAGACAATATAACAGTCAGTATAGGGGATGAAAACTACAAGCCACAAGCTAGAGATTGTAGTATAATATCTGCTGAATATTCCTTTAAGGATAGGCCTATTGGGAAAATTGGATTAATTGGACCTAGAAGGATTAATTACTCAAAGGTAATAATGATTATGTCAGAAGTTATAAAAGAGCTTAATAATATATTGAGCAATCCAAAATAGATGTTAGATTTAAAGAGAAGAGGTGTGTGTTAGATACATGGAAGAAAATAGAGATGTTAAAAATGAAGAACTAGAGAAAGAAGAAATTGCAGATGAAGTAGCAGAAAAGGATAATGAGACCCAAGAAAGTAATGATGCAGCAGAAACAAATGAAGCTAGCAAAGAGGCTTCAGAAAATATAGAAGCTGCTGAGGAAGATCAAGAAGATTTAGTAAAAAATCAAGAAGAGGAAAATAAGAAATTGAGAGAAGAATTAGATGCGACAAAAGATAGACTTTTAAGATTAACAGCTGAATATGATAACTATAGAAAAAGAACAGCTAAAGAAAAAGAAGGAATATATAGCGATGCATATGTAGATGTATTAAAAGAGATTGTTCCTATTCTTGACAATTTAGAAAGAGCTGTTGCAGCTGATGGTAGTATTGAAGACTTGAAAAAAGGAATTGAAATGACAATAAAGGGATGCAAAGATTCATTTGCAAAACTTGGTGTTGAAGAAATAGATGCTACTGGAGAATTTGATCCTAATCTTCATAATGCAGTAATGCATATAGAAGATGAAGAATTAGGTAAAAATGTAGTAGCAGAAGTTTTCCAAAAGGGATATAAGAAAGATGATAAGATAATAAGACATACTATGGTTAAAGTTGCTAATTAGAAATAGGAACAAGTTTCTTATTAAGATATATAAATAGAATTCAAAAATAATAAACTGAAAAATTCAAGTTTAAATAAACTAATAAAGTTTTAGGAGGAAAATATCATGGGAAAGATTATAGGAATTGATTTAGGAACTACAAATTCATGTGTAGCAGTTATGGAAGGTGGAGAACCAACAGTTATAGCAAACTCAGAAGGTGCTAGAACTACTCCTTCAGTAGTATCATTCCAAGCAAATGGAGAAAGATTAGTTGGTCAAGTAGCTAAAAGACAAGCGATTACTAATCCAGATAAAACAGTTATTTCAATAAAGAGACATATGGGAACTGGATATAAAGTTGATATAGATGGAAAACAATATTCACCACAAGAAATTTCTGCTATGGTTTTACAAAAAATAAAAGCAGATGCGGAAAGCTATTTAGGTGAAACAGTAACTCAAGCAGTTATTACTGTACCAGCTTACTTTAATGATAGCCAAAGACAAGCAACTAAGGATGCAGGTAAGATTGCAGGCCTTGAAGTATTAAGAATAATCAACGAACCAACAGCAGCATCATTAGCTTATGGTTTAGATAAAACAGATTCAGCTCACAAAATCCTAGTTTATGACTTAGGTGGTGGTACTTTCGATGTATCTATTCTAGATCTTGGAGATGGAGTGTTTGAAGTATTATCAACTAACGGTGATACAAAGCTTGGTGGAGACGATTTTGATGAGAAGATAATGAAATATATTGCAGATGAGTTTAAAGCTTCAAATGGAATTGACTTAATGCAAGATAAAATGGCAGTTCAAAGATTAAAAGAAGCTTCTGAAAAAGCTAAAATTGAATTATCAGCATCTCAACAAACAAATATAAATTTACCATTTATCACTGCTGATGCAACAGGTCCAAAGCATATAGATTTAACATTAAGCAGAGCTAAGTTTAATGAAATTACTCATGACCTAGTTGAAAGAAGTATTGAACCTATGAGAAAGGCATTAGCTGATGCTAAACTTTCATTAAATGATATAGATAAAATAATCTTAGTTGGTGGATCAACAAGAATTCCAGCAGTAGTAGAAGCTGTTAAGAACTTTACAGGAAAAGAACCATCTAAGGGAGTTAACCCAGATGAATGTGTTGCAGTTGGTGCAGCTATTCAAGCAGGTGTATTAACTGGTGAAGTTAAAGACGTGGTATTACTTGATGTTACTCCATTAACACTTGGAATTGAAACAGCAGGTGGTATAGCTACTCCATTAATCGAAAGAAATACAACTATTCCAACAAAGAAGAGTCAAGTATTCTCAACTGCTGCAGATAACCAAACATCAGTTGAAATTAATGTAGTTCAAGGTGAAAGACAAATGGCTATGGATAACAAGTCACTTGGACAATTCACATTATCAGGTATAGCTCCAGCACCAAGAGGAATTCCTCAAATCGAAGTTACATTTGATATAGATGCTAACGGTATTGTTAAAGTATCTGCATTAGATAAAGGAACTGGTAAAGAAGCAAATATCACAATTACTGCTTCAACTAACTTAAGTGATGATGAAGTAGATAAAGCTGTAAAAGAAGCAGAAAAATTTGCTGAAGAAGATAAGAAGAGAAAAGAAAAAGTTGAAGCTGTAAATAACGCAGACCAAACTATATATCAAATAGAAAAGACTTTAAATGAAGTTGGAGATAAAGCTACTGAGGATGAAAAGGCAGCAGTAAGAGCTAAAATTGAAGATCTTAAGAAAGTTAAAGATGGAGATGATGTAGAAGCTACTAAAGCTGCAATCGAAGCAGTAAATCAATCATTCTATCCAATAGCTACAAAGATGTATCAACAAGCTGGTGGAGCAGAAGGAGCAGCTGATCCAAATGCAGCAGCTGGAGGAGCTCAAAGTGCACCACATGATGATAATGTAGTAGATGCTGATTTCAAAGTAGATGAAGATAAATAAGATATAAATTAGGTGTACTAAACTACAGTTATCTAATATAATAGGATAGGGAAGGCAAGCTCGTCTTCCCTTTTCTACAGTAAATAAAACTAGGTGGTGAATTTAAACGAATGGCAAATAAAGACTATTATGAATTGCTTGGTCTTCAAAAGGGTGCAAGTGATGATGAAATAAAAAGAGCCTTTAGAAAATTAGCTGTAAAATATCATCCGGATAGAAATCAAGGAAATGCTGAGGCAGAAGAAAAGTTTAAAGAAATAAATGAAGCTTATCAAGTACTTTCGGATCCAGAAAAGAAAGCTAAATATGATCAGTTCGGATCAGCTGCTTTTG encodes the following:
- the lepA gene encoding translation elongation factor 4 yields the protein MKSERQKHIRNFSIVAHIDHGKSTLADRLLETTGTLTKREMEEQVLDNMEIEKERGITIKSQAARLVYRRDDGEEYILNLIDTPGHVDFNYEVSRSLAACEGAILVVDATQGIQAQTLANCYLALDNDLEIAPVINKVDLPSARPDEVKKEIEDVIGIPAEEAPTISAKTGLNIGDVLECVVKTIPSPDGDEEAPLKALIFDSYYDSYKGVVCIVRVMDGRVKIGTKIKLMATNKVYDVTEVGVFTPGVLPISELSAGDVGYVTASIKNVRDARVGDTITEANRPTETALPGYKPAIPMVYSGIYPVDGAKYDELREALEKLQINDAALSFEPETSIALGFGFRCGFLGLLHMEIIQERVEREFNLDIITTAPSVIYKVIKTDGETLEITNPTNLPPLTEVDYMEEPVVKASIITPKDYVGAVMELCQDRRGIYIDMQYIEETRAVVNYDIPLNEIIYDFFDTLKSRTRGYASLDYEFKGYIRTKLVKLDILLNGDVVDALSMIVPEERAYHKGRGIAEKLKEIIPRQLFEIPIQAAVGSKIIARETVKAMRKDVLAKCYGGDISRKKKLLEKQKEGKKRMRQVGSVEVPQEAFMAVLKVD
- the hrcA gene encoding heat-inducible transcriptional repressor HrcA, which produces MSIDDRKIRILQAIINDYIRTGDPVGSRTIAKNYNLGIGSATIRNEMADLEDMGYLEQPHASAGRIPSSKGYRLYVDQLMDNQMLTVEEDLRIKQYIIDSAMLEVDKIVKQTSALLSELTKLTCVIETPSVKRSFIKSIQLIKVDDHNLVSVFLTDTGVIKNHIMKLNNRVPEVETLTRINEVINNRLVNLSIQEINLEVINNLKKDLGAYEEIFNALLPILYETLNSADSTEVFMEGTTNIFNYPEYNDIDKAKEMLSLLNDKEALMELFNPQDNITVSIGDENYKPQARDCSIISAEYSFKDRPIGKIGLIGPRRINYSKVIMIMSEVIKELNNILSNPK
- the grpE gene encoding nucleotide exchange factor GrpE, with product MEENRDVKNEELEKEEIADEVAEKDNETQESNDAAETNEASKEASENIEAAEEDQEDLVKNQEEENKKLREELDATKDRLLRLTAEYDNYRKRTAKEKEGIYSDAYVDVLKEIVPILDNLERAVAADGSIEDLKKGIEMTIKGCKDSFAKLGVEEIDATGEFDPNLHNAVMHIEDEELGKNVVAEVFQKGYKKDDKIIRHTMVKVAN
- the hemW gene encoding radical SAM family heme chaperone HemW; the protein is MRDISLYIHIPFCKQKCFYCDFPSYSGKEGLMNEYIEALSNEILQKGKEYRISSIFIGGGTPSYLNDLSLEKLLRTLNKLNLKDDFEFTVECNPGTLNEKNLNIMKEHNVNRISMGLQSTKNSLLKDIGRIHSYEEFEENYFLARKLGFNNINADLMFGLPNQTIEDWECSLRKVAELELDHISAYSLIIEEGTRFYKLYEEDKLNLPEEDKERIMYLTTKDILNGYGYHQYEISNYSKKGKECFHNKVYWKCDEYLGMGVSASSFIDKKRSKNMDNIKEYIKRINNKESVIEEIHVNDIKDDMEEFLFMGLRMIEGIKVEKFKERFNKDIYEVYGEIIEKNIKKGLLINNSGNLYLTSHGIEISNYVMSDFILS
- the dnaK gene encoding molecular chaperone DnaK, with amino-acid sequence MGKIIGIDLGTTNSCVAVMEGGEPTVIANSEGARTTPSVVSFQANGERLVGQVAKRQAITNPDKTVISIKRHMGTGYKVDIDGKQYSPQEISAMVLQKIKADAESYLGETVTQAVITVPAYFNDSQRQATKDAGKIAGLEVLRIINEPTAASLAYGLDKTDSAHKILVYDLGGGTFDVSILDLGDGVFEVLSTNGDTKLGGDDFDEKIMKYIADEFKASNGIDLMQDKMAVQRLKEASEKAKIELSASQQTNINLPFITADATGPKHIDLTLSRAKFNEITHDLVERSIEPMRKALADAKLSLNDIDKIILVGGSTRIPAVVEAVKNFTGKEPSKGVNPDECVAVGAAIQAGVLTGEVKDVVLLDVTPLTLGIETAGGIATPLIERNTTIPTKKSQVFSTAADNQTSVEINVVQGERQMAMDNKSLGQFTLSGIAPAPRGIPQIEVTFDIDANGIVKVSALDKGTGKEANITITASTNLSDDEVDKAVKEAEKFAEEDKKRKEKVEAVNNADQTIYQIEKTLNEVGDKATEDEKAAVRAKIEDLKKVKDGDDVEATKAAIEAVNQSFYPIATKMYQQAGGAEGAADPNAAAGGAQSAPHDDNVVDADFKVDEDK